The following coding sequences are from one Nitrospira sp. CR1.1 window:
- the proB gene encoding glutamate 5-kinase, whose translation MRDKLLKQARRVVIKIGSSLVASRESGLSTERIERLATEIAQIRAQGREVLVVSSGAVVSGIKKLQLREYPKSLPIKQAAAAVGQSLLMWAYEKAFERLSLRVAQVLLTHEDLADRRRFLNARHTLTTLIKFGVIPIINENDTVAVEEIRVGDNDTLAAQVAHLVDADLLIILSDVDGLFTADPRKDSQATLIPLVQEITEDIEQRAGMSSTFEGTGGMATKVRAAKKVGEYGVATLILNGTRTGLLPDALSGQPGGSLFLGRERRMNSRKHWIAFTLRPRGHVQLDQGAVEALVRNGKSLLASGIRDITGHFEAGDAVTCAGPDGRECAKGLVNFSSTILTRIKGLKTADIQKIPGLQEYEEVIHRDNLVIL comes from the coding sequence GTGCGAGACAAACTCCTAAAACAAGCCAGACGAGTGGTTATCAAGATCGGAAGCAGTCTGGTCGCGTCACGCGAATCCGGCCTGAGCACCGAGCGCATCGAGCGACTCGCCACCGAAATTGCCCAGATACGGGCACAGGGGCGCGAAGTGCTGGTTGTCTCGTCCGGCGCGGTCGTCTCTGGCATCAAAAAACTACAGTTACGGGAGTATCCCAAAAGCCTGCCGATCAAACAGGCCGCCGCCGCGGTCGGCCAGAGCCTCCTGATGTGGGCCTACGAGAAGGCGTTCGAACGCCTCTCTCTTCGCGTGGCCCAAGTGTTGTTGACCCATGAAGACCTCGCGGATCGCCGGCGGTTTCTGAACGCCCGGCACACCCTCACCACCCTGATCAAATTCGGCGTCATTCCCATCATTAACGAAAACGATACCGTCGCGGTCGAGGAGATCCGCGTAGGAGACAACGATACGCTGGCGGCCCAGGTCGCTCACCTGGTGGATGCCGACCTGCTGATCATCCTTTCTGACGTGGACGGACTCTTCACCGCCGATCCTCGCAAAGATTCGCAGGCCACACTGATTCCGCTGGTTCAAGAGATCACGGAGGACATCGAGCAACGTGCAGGCATGTCCTCCACCTTTGAAGGCACCGGCGGCATGGCGACGAAGGTACGCGCCGCTAAGAAAGTGGGAGAATATGGCGTGGCGACCTTGATCCTGAACGGGACACGCACAGGCCTGCTTCCGGATGCGCTGTCAGGGCAACCAGGCGGCAGCCTGTTTCTCGGCCGCGAACGGCGCATGAACAGCCGAAAACATTGGATCGCGTTTACGTTACGCCCCCGCGGGCACGTGCAATTGGATCAGGGCGCCGTTGAGGCGCTGGTGCGAAACGGCAAAAGCCTGTTGGCCTCGGGCATCCGTGATATTACCGGCCACTTCGAGGCCGGCGACGCGGTCACCTGCGCCGGACCTGACGGGAGAGAATGCGCCAAAGGCCTGGTCAATTTCTCATCCACGATCTTGACCCGCATCAAAGGGCTTAAGACTGCCGACATCCAGAAAATCCCTGGTCTCCAGGAGTACGAAGAGGTCATTCACCGCGACAACCTGGTGATCCTGTAA
- a CDS encoding nicotinate-nucleotide adenylyltransferase, translating into MRLGLLGGSFNPIHRCHLLIAQSARRLLHLDQVLFIPTGDPPHKQPGTLASAHHRYHMVQLAIQDQPAFTLTDMEIRRTGKSYSIDTVRALQQEYGADAALFFIIGLDAFLDLPSWKEAERLLTLCHFVVISRPSTTFLAVASMPFFPEIPTDELIALDAGRLERADVPLKNGQALTFLRLPPCESSASDIRARVSDGRPLANLLPTLVESYILREGLYREDRERF; encoded by the coding sequence ATGCGCCTGGGACTCTTGGGCGGCAGTTTTAATCCGATTCACCGGTGCCATCTGTTGATTGCGCAGTCGGCACGGCGTCTCCTGCATCTGGATCAGGTGCTGTTCATCCCGACCGGTGATCCCCCGCACAAACAACCGGGTACCCTGGCTTCCGCACACCATCGCTATCACATGGTCCAACTGGCGATTCAAGATCAGCCCGCCTTCACCCTCACGGACATGGAAATCCGCCGGACCGGCAAATCCTATTCCATCGATACCGTCCGCGCGCTTCAACAGGAATACGGGGCGGACGCCGCGCTCTTTTTCATCATTGGCCTCGATGCGTTTCTGGACCTTCCCTCCTGGAAGGAAGCGGAACGTCTTCTGACGCTCTGCCATTTCGTGGTCATTTCCAGACCGTCCACGACCTTCCTGGCAGTGGCCTCCATGCCGTTTTTTCCTGAAATTCCCACCGATGAGCTGATCGCGCTGGATGCCGGGCGGCTGGAACGAGCGGACGTGCCGCTCAAAAATGGTCAGGCGCTGACATTCTTGAGGCTGCCGCCCTGTGAAAGCTCTGCGTCGGACATCAGAGCACGCGTGTCCGATGGCCGTCCTCTGGCAAATTTGTTGCCCACCCTGGTCGAATCCTATATACTTCGCGAGGGGTTATACAGGGAGGACCGTGAGCGTTTCTGA
- the rsfS gene encoding ribosome silencing factor, which translates to MAVLWQICCPPWSNPIYFARGYTGRTVSVSETKAKALAVAAAILDKKATDVLILHIAKLTSIADYLVIGSGESERQARAIADHVGDVLKAQGHPPLSVEGASSAKWVVMDFGDVIVHIFQKDIREHYALERLWGDAGQVKLPEERAVKVAPPARTTARTARTRKRV; encoded by the coding sequence ATGGCCGTCCTCTGGCAAATTTGTTGCCCACCCTGGTCGAATCCTATATACTTCGCGAGGGGTTATACAGGGAGGACCGTGAGCGTTTCTGAGACAAAAGCCAAAGCTCTCGCGGTGGCTGCCGCCATTCTGGACAAGAAAGCCACCGATGTCCTGATCCTGCATATCGCCAAACTGACCTCTATCGCCGACTACTTAGTCATCGGCTCCGGCGAGTCGGAACGTCAAGCACGGGCGATCGCAGACCACGTCGGCGATGTGCTCAAGGCCCAAGGGCATCCGCCGCTCAGTGTTGAAGGGGCGTCGTCAGCCAAGTGGGTCGTTATGGACTTTGGTGACGTCATCGTTCACATCTTCCAGAAGGATATTCGCGAACACTACGCCCTCGAACGACTGTGGGGCGACGCAGGACAGGTCAAGCTGCCGGAAGAGCGCGCCGTGAAGGTGGCTCCACCGGCACGCACAACGGCCCGGACTGCCCGCACCCGGAAACGGGTCTAG
- a CDS encoding tetratricopeptide repeat protein, whose product MFRLLSTIFLVSVGIFLYSYFRELNPGTITVRTSPDALFELSPVSLVLFSMALGATVVALIVTIKETSHVFMNWRTNRLVRRKEKVDALHRDGTHAFMSKRTADAVSLFERALVIDPNRTDSLLWLGNIYRSESNFTEAIRLHQQAYRIEERNVEVLLELAKDLEGARRYEEALQTLQNILRIEPDNLMALIRKRDLQIKLEKWSDALEIQHRLVKANLPESERRAEANLLLGCMYEVGRQLLERGHPDKARRYFRGAIKKDRSFLPAYIGIGEILVREGKIKNAVEILKKIYAKTRSVIILHRLEELFLELGEPDEIIRVYQEALQQDPHNAVIQFYLGKLYYRLEMVDEAYDVLATLDGTQEQLVDYHKIMANLYLRKQHMDEAVGELKKALGFKKRVVVPYQCTQCHHELAEWSGRCRRCGRWNTYVALPWRDSAKSGADQDGQTARIPAVPYQGIASPFETV is encoded by the coding sequence ATGTTTCGGCTTCTCTCCACGATTTTCCTTGTCAGTGTCGGCATCTTTCTCTACAGTTATTTCCGCGAACTGAACCCTGGCACAATCACGGTCCGGACCAGTCCCGACGCCCTCTTTGAGCTGAGCCCCGTCTCATTGGTGCTGTTCTCGATGGCCCTGGGCGCCACGGTGGTTGCCCTCATCGTCACGATCAAGGAAACGTCGCACGTCTTCATGAATTGGCGCACGAATCGCCTCGTACGCCGCAAGGAGAAGGTGGACGCTCTCCACCGGGATGGAACGCACGCCTTCATGTCCAAGCGAACAGCCGATGCCGTCAGCCTGTTTGAGCGCGCCCTCGTCATCGATCCCAATCGGACCGACTCATTGCTGTGGCTCGGCAATATTTATCGTTCCGAAAGCAATTTCACGGAAGCCATCCGGCTCCACCAGCAGGCCTACCGCATTGAAGAACGGAATGTGGAGGTGCTGCTCGAATTAGCCAAGGATTTGGAAGGCGCCCGCCGCTATGAAGAGGCCCTCCAGACACTCCAGAATATTCTGCGGATCGAGCCGGACAATCTAATGGCCCTGATCCGCAAGCGCGATTTGCAGATCAAACTCGAAAAATGGAGCGACGCGCTGGAGATCCAACACCGGTTGGTCAAAGCGAACCTCCCAGAAAGCGAGCGCCGGGCCGAGGCCAATCTTCTGCTGGGCTGCATGTATGAAGTGGGTCGGCAACTCCTGGAGCGAGGGCACCCGGACAAGGCCCGCCGGTATTTCAGGGGCGCGATCAAAAAAGATCGTTCGTTCCTGCCGGCCTATATCGGCATCGGGGAGATCTTGGTCCGTGAGGGAAAAATCAAGAACGCGGTTGAAATCCTCAAAAAGATTTACGCCAAGACGCGCAGTGTCATCATCCTGCACCGCCTGGAAGAATTGTTTCTGGAGCTCGGAGAGCCGGATGAAATCATCCGTGTGTACCAGGAGGCCCTGCAGCAGGATCCGCACAATGCCGTGATCCAGTTCTACCTGGGCAAGCTGTATTACCGGCTCGAAATGGTGGATGAGGCGTACGACGTGCTGGCAACCCTGGACGGCACGCAGGAACAGCTTGTCGATTACCATAAGATCATGGCCAATCTGTACCTTCGCAAACAACACATGGACGAGGCGGTGGGCGAACTGAAAAAAGCCCTGGGCTTCAAGAAACGTGTCGTCGTGCCCTACCAATGCACCCAATGCCACCATGAGTTGGCCGAATGGTCAGGTCGGTGCCGCCGGTGCGGCCGCTGGAATACCTATGTCGCCCTGCCCTGGAGAGACAGTGCCAAGTCCGGTGCCGATCAGGACGGGCAGACGGCACGGATCCCCGCCGTCCCCTATCAAGGCATTGCATCTCCGTTTGAAACCGTGTAG